One segment of Danaus plexippus chromosome 10, MEX_DaPlex, whole genome shotgun sequence DNA contains the following:
- the LOC116766690 gene encoding tubulin-specific chaperone D, whose amino-acid sequence MVALDGDINKDDDCENIGLGCALEHFSEVEDVLNMIENVKNIYNTPTFEVEYDKLYTILKQYYEQPHLLDPHLDKLLAKFMSIIKDKESPIELKNATFNYMYQIIRVRGYKVVVRHLPHEVSDLLTVLSSLEAQDPNDKETWRSRFVLLLWLSIVVIIPFHMSRLDGFAPNASGAGSSKKLTVMERILNICKTYALSKDSCAEASAYLASKFLIRSDVKELYMSQFFDWACELHSNIQEEETIHYGVLAAVAAVLKHGKRDDLLPFTPKLLEWVTTQNYQQHKAMLVRKYGVKIVQRIGLTFLRPRVASWRYTRGARSLAVTLGAAAAGDNEPMTVDPDDDDQDIPQEVEDVVELLLRSLRDEDTVVRWSAAKGVGRIGARLPAMAAADVCDSVLTLFADNERDTAWHGGCMALAELGRRGLISPRQLSSTVRCCSAALARDEPRASGGGGGGGGRAARDAACHASWAIARAYDATALTPHATVLANALIATACFDREINCRRAASAAYQENVGRHGLFPHGIDVLTAADFQSVGPRSHAYLVVAPYVARYAEYTRPLVDHLVDLKLEHWDCAIRELAAKALSELTKQTPDYVAKEVLPKLVKKTESIDLNVRHGAILGIGEAIYALSQTELPDGAKASVLITADVWRGVLGVLEALRGRQQLRGLGGELMRQAACNALGRLATAAAPIHSAETLDEWLNLIEECLSHEVQTIREKAIDALPKIFEEYLKDDKVQYSEINAKEKRMQLVQKYCEHLNSSGVNGLFLRMGYSRALGSLPKFVLLESMQLVIESLIQCTKVTEATMKWAEARRDAVLGLTDVCQTVGLQGEMERYVEDVRTALLDCLAEYTVDMRGDIGAWVREASMTGLVSLCSQCSSQAPHLNTPSAVGDTARGLAQQAVEKIDRTRAHAGRLFTALIYNDPPISNIPQHEALKRIFPNEKDRKCDDVEGRDSTSEGGVILWLFPGHTMPRFVQLLQYPEYRYHVIRGLVVSAGELTESLVKHTTQALFSYLNSLHSSPQTLATICDTIVKVFADNIHVKRITGPMFNFLDRLLSSGSISPILDDPESTFAKDILKYLKLELRGGKNLYKLLDSINVLCQLLQVGGVVWSNALGQLVVYLCYGEGYVRRCAAARLYEALSLYGDVSEVPPPALEQVMTILAETDWEKDVTVLRPIRNEICDLMNIKRPVMKPRQT is encoded by the exons ATGGTGGCCCTCGATGGAGACATAAATAAGGACGACGACTGTGAAAATATTGGGCTTGGATGCGCTCTAGAACACTTTTCCGAAGTCGAAGATGTACTGAATATGATagaaaatgtgaaaaatatttataacacaccAACATTCGAAGTCGAATATGACAAATTGTACACAATTCTAAAACAGTATTATGAACAGCCGCATTTACTTGATCCACATTTGGATAAACTACTCGCGAAATTTATGTCTATTATTAAGGATAAGGAAAGCCCGATTGAGTTAAAAAATGCAACATTTAATTACATGTATCAAATTATTCGAGTGAGGGGCTACAAGGTGGTTGTGAGACATCTCCCCCATGAG GTGTCAGATCTTCTAACAGTGCTTTCCTCTCTAGAAGCCCAGGATCCAAATGATAAAGAAACCTGGAGAAGCAGATTTGTCTTGTTGCTCTGGCTTTCCATTGTAGTGATAATACCATTCCATATGAGTAGACTGGATGGATTTGCCCCTAATGCATCAG GGGCTGGTTCTTCGAAGAAGTTAACAGTTATGGAGAGAATACTCAATATTTGTAAGACTTATGCATTAAGTAAAGACAGCTGTGCTGAGGCCAGTGCTTATTTGGCatcaaagtttttaataag ATCTGATGTTAAAGAGTTGTACATGAGCCAGTTCTTTGACTGGGCCTGTGAATTACATTCCAATATACAAGAGGAAGAAACCATTCATTATGGAGTCCTAGCCGCTGTTGCAGCTGTATTAAAACATGGCAAACGAGACGACCTCCTGCCTTTCACCCCTAAGTTACTGGAATGGGTTACCACTCAGAACTACCAGCAACATAAGGCTATGCTGGTGCGGAAGTATGGTGTCAAGATTGTGCAGAGAATCG GGCTAACATTCCTCCGCCCGCGCGTGGCGTCCTGGCGTTACACCCGCGGCGCTCGCTCGCTGGCCGTCACACTTGGAGCTGCAGCCGCCGGAGACAACGAACCGATGACTGTAGACCCCGATGATGACGACCAAGACATACCGCAGGAG gtGGAGGATGTAGTGGAACTGCTCCTTCGTTCTCTTCGCGATGAAGACACAGTCGTGCGTTGGTCGGCCGCGAAGGGAGTGGGTCGTATCGGAGCGCGCCTACCCGCCATGGCCGCCGCCGACGTGTGTGACAGTGTACTGACGCTGTTCGCTGACAACGAACGCGACACCGCCTGGCACGGGGGCTGTATGGCTCTGGCTGAACTAG GTCGTCGTGGTCTCATCTCTCCGCGCCAGCTGTCGTCCACGGTCCGTTGCTGTTCAGCGGCCCTGGCTCGTGACGAGCCCCGCGCGTCAGGCGGAGGTGGCGGCGGCGGTGGTAGGGCTGCCAGAGACGCGGCCTGCCATGCTTCCTGGGCCATTGCTAGAGCCTACGACGCGACAGCCCTGACACCGCACGCTACAGTGCTAGCGAACGCGTTGATAGCCACCGCCTGTTTCGACAGAGAG ATAAACTGCCGCCGCGCCGCGTCCGCCGCTTACCAGGAGAACGTCGGTCGCCACGGGCTGTTCCCGCACGGGATCGACGTGCTGACCGCCGCCGACTTCCAGTCCGTGGGTCCGCGGAGCCACGCCTACCTCGTGGTGGCGCCGTACGTGGCTCGCTACGCCGAGTACACGCGCCCGCTGGTGGACCATCTCGTCGATTTGAAATTGGAACACTGGGACTGCGCCATCAGAGAACTGGCCGCCAAGGCGCTCAGCGAACTCACTAAACAG ACACCAGATTACGTGGCGAAGGAGGTTTTACCGAAATTAGTGAAGAAGACGGAATCTATTGACCTCAACGTTCGCCATGGAGCCATACTGGGTATCGGTGAGGCGATATACGCTCTCTCTCAGACGGAACTACCCGACG GTGCGAAGGCATCCGTGTTGATAACAGCTGATGTGTGGCGTGGTGTGCTGGGCGTGCTCGAAGCGCTCCGTGGCCGGCAACAGCTCCGCGGCCTGGGCGGGGAGCTCATGAGACAGGCGGCGTGCAACGCGCTCGGCAGACTAGCCACCGCCGCCGCGCCCATACACTCAGCCGAAACGCTCG ACGAATGGCTGAATCTGATCGAGGAGTGTCTGTCCCATGAAGTACAGACGATTAGAGAAAAGGCCATCGACGCTCTGCCGAAAATATTCGAGGAATATCTCAAGGACGATAAAGTCCAATATTCTGAAATCAACGCCAAGGAGAAGAGAATGCAACTGGTGCAAAAGTATTGCGAACATTTGAACAGCTCCGGGGTCAATGGCCTCTTCCTCAGGATGGGATATTCTCGAGCTCTTG GTTCGCTGCCGAAGTTCGTTTTGTTGGAGAGCATGCAATTAGTCATCGAGTCACTGATACAGTGTACTAAAGTGACAGAGGCAACCATGAAGTGGGCGGAGGCTCGCCGGGACGCGGTGCTAGGGTTGACGGACGTGTGTCAAACTGTAGGGCTCCAAGGAGAGATGGAGCGGTATGTGGAGGACGTTAGGACAGCCCTACTGGACTGTCTGGCGGAGTACACTGTGGACATGAGAGGAGATATAGGAGCCTGGGTCAGGGAGGCCAGTATGACCG GTCTTGTGTCGCTGTGTAGTCAGTGTTCGTCTCAGGCGCCTCACTTGAACACGCCCTCGGCGGTCGGAGACACGGCTCGCGGTCTGGCTCAGCAGGCCGTGGAGAAGATAGACAGGACGAGAGCACACGCCGGGAGGCTCTTCACCGCACTCATCTACAA TGATCCACCGATAAGCAACATACCGCAACACGAAGCACTGAAGCGGATATTCCCCAACGAGAAGGACAGGAAGTGCGATGATGTGGAGGGCAGAGACAGCACCAGCGAGGGCGGGGTCATACTGTGGCTGTTCCCCGGACACACTATGCCGAGATTCGTTCAGCTGCTGCAGTACCCCGAGTACAGGTATCACGTGATCAGGGGATTGGTGGTCAGCGCCGGGGAACTCACTGAGAGCCTG GTTAAGCACACGACGCAGGCGTTGTTCTCGTACCTCAACTCGCTGCACTCGTCCCCGCAAACGCTGGCCACCATCTGTGACACCATAGTGAAGGTGTTCGCTGATAATATCCACGTGAAGCGCATCACCGGACCCATGTTCAACTTCCTCGACAGACTTCTCAGCTCCG gaTCAATATCTCCCATATTAGATGATCCCGAGTCCACATTCGCTAaggatatattgaaatatttgaaattggaaCTGAGAGGTGGAAAGAACCTTTACAAGTTGCTTGATTCGATCAACGTCCTGTGTCAGCTGCTGCag gTCGGCGGTGTGGTTTGGTCCAATGCGTTGGGCCAACTCGTGGTGTATCTTTGCTACGGTGAGGGATACGTCCGTCGTTGTGCTGCTGCGAGGCTGTACGAGGCGTTGTCTCTATACGGTGACGTCAGCGAAGTGCCGCCGCCTGCCCTCGAACAG GTGATGACAATACTCGCAGAAACTGATTGGGAAAAAGACGTGACTGTATTGAGACCAATCAGAAACGAGATATGCGACCTCATGAACATCAAACGACCAGTCATGAAGCCGAGACAgacgtaa
- the LOC116766691 gene encoding putative defense protein 3, with protein MIVKLLKFLFVCGCVNSFPDGAPVDACVKDRANQPNHGQHRSQPLNTLPYKVIASSAHFEPNTKITVTIEGAEPFKGFFIQARSADDNQWIGSWEESPNTTLIPECSAITHADPREKIRATLVWTAPISHGTVYFTGTVLKDYGTFWANIVAETPHDTGLQILT; from the exons ATGATAGTTAAgttgttaaagtttttatttgtttgtggaTGTGTGAACAGTTTCCCCGATGGAGCGCCAGTGGACGCGTGTGTCAAGGATCGTGCGAACCAGCCCAATCATGGACAACACCGGTCCCAACCTTTAAACACACTACCCTATAAAGTGATAGCATCTTCGGCTCATTTTGAACCGAACACTAAGATCACGG TTACAATAGAAGGTGCGGAACCGTTTAAGGGCTTTTTTATCCAGGCTCGTTCTGCAGACGACAATCAATGGATTGGTTCCTGGGAGGAATCTCCCAACACCACGCTAATTCCAGAATGTTCGGCTATCACTCATGCAGATCCGAGGGAAAAAATTAGAGCGACCCTTGTTTGGACGGCGCCAATATCACATGGCACAGTTTATTTCAC GGGTACAGTTTTGAAAGACTACGGCACATTCTGGGCGAACATTGTGGCCGAGACGCCTCACGACACGGGACTGCAGatacttacataa